In a genomic window of Jaculus jaculus isolate mJacJac1 chromosome 8, mJacJac1.mat.Y.cur, whole genome shotgun sequence:
- the Aif1 gene encoding allograft inflammatory factor 1, which translates to MSQNRNLQGGKAFQLQKIQQEERLDVLNKQFLEDPKYSQEENLPSRLEAFKKKYMEFDLNGNGDIDIMSLKQMLEKLGTPKTHLELKKLIREMSSGSEETFSYSDFLRMMLGKRSAILKMILMYEEKAREQQKPSGPPAKKAISELP; encoded by the exons atgagccaaaacagAAACTTGCAGG GAGGAAAAGCATTCCAATTGCAGAAGATCCAGCAGGAAGAGAGGCTGGATGTGCTCAATAAG CAGTTCCTAGAGGATCCCAAATACAGCCAAGAAGAGAATCTGCCCTCCCGACTGGAAGCCTTCAAGA AAAAATACATGGAGTTTGATCTGAATGGAAACGGAGATATCG ATATCATGTCCCTGAAGCAAATGCTGGAGAAACTAGGGACCCCCAAGACCCACCTAGAGCTAAAGAAACTAATTAGAGAAATGTCCAGTGGCTCTGAGGAGACGTTCAGCTACTCTGACTTTCTTAGAATGATGTTGGGCAAGAGATCCGCCATCCTGAAAAT GATCCTGATGTATGAGGAGAAAGCCAGAGAACAGCAAAAACCATCTGGTCCCCCAGCCAAGAAAGCTATTTCTGAGCTACCTTAA